A stretch of Alkalicella caledoniensis DNA encodes these proteins:
- a CDS encoding RNA polymerase sigma factor yields the protein MSKEIKIGKISVPVSDEFYKEYYQMKRRQRYLEEDVKVGRIDVDMENEKVTFVPNKEDSLQRLIDLGADYEDELSVEDLVVDKAMLLILQEAMKELDRQEKELIHDLFYEDMTVREVAKKNSTSHVTVMKRRDKILDKLRKFF from the coding sequence ATGAGTAAAGAGATTAAGATTGGAAAAATTTCAGTACCGGTGAGTGATGAGTTTTATAAGGAGTATTACCAAATGAAACGCCGCCAGAGATACCTAGAAGAAGATGTAAAGGTGGGCCGCATTGATGTGGATATGGAAAATGAAAAAGTCACTTTTGTACCTAATAAAGAGGATTCTCTTCAGCGTTTGATAGATCTTGGTGCTGATTATGAGGACGAGCTATCAGTAGAAGATTTAGTCGTTGATAAGGCCATGCTTCTTATTCTACAAGAAGCCATGAAAGAGCTAGACCGCCAGGAGAAGGAACTGATTCATGACCTTTTCTATGAAGATATGACAGTTCGTGAGGTAGCCAAGAAAAATAGTACCTCCCATGTAACTGTAATGAAGCGTAGAGACAAGATTTTGGACAAGCTCAGAAAGTTTTTCTAA
- a CDS encoding Com family DNA-binding transcriptional regulator, with amino-acid sequence MAWINTKKQLRRNAMLVKVKCAHDRKRMFDLDPKTSLESLIEIKCPHCGTLNRVHIKNGKYTADRCSNRHNTRH; translated from the coding sequence ATGGCATGGATTAATACAAAAAAACAACTTAGGAGGAATGCTATGCTAGTGAAAGTGAAATGCGCTCATGACAGAAAGAGGATGTTTGACCTGGACCCTAAAACAAGTTTGGAATCATTAATAGAAATTAAGTGCCCTCACTGTGGCACTCTTAACAGGGTTCACATTAAGAATGGGAAATACACTGCTGACCGATGTAGTAATCGGCACAATACAAGACATTAA
- a CDS encoding antA/AntB antirepressor family protein, whose translation MNELMRVNYTQDEPTVSGRELHEFLEVKTKYKDWFPRMTDYGFAENQDFTLVAQKRATNNPKNPYTDIMDHQLTIPMAKEICMIQRSEKGKQARQYFLAIEKAWNTPEMIMSRALKMAEYRINHLEVENSRLLVANTTMQPKAEYFDELVDRNLLINFRDTAKELKVQERIFIQFLLDKKYIYRDQKGKLKPYADKNSGLFEIKEAKNEKTGWAGTQTLITPKGRETFSLLIKGI comes from the coding sequence ATGAACGAGTTAATGAGAGTAAATTACACCCAAGATGAACCAACGGTATCAGGCCGGGAGCTTCATGAATTTCTGGAAGTGAAGACGAAATACAAGGACTGGTTTCCCAGGATGACAGACTACGGATTCGCTGAAAATCAGGACTTCACATTGGTAGCTCAAAAAAGAGCAACCAATAATCCTAAAAATCCCTATACGGATATTATGGACCATCAACTTACGATTCCCATGGCAAAAGAAATCTGTATGATCCAAAGGTCGGAAAAAGGAAAACAAGCTAGACAGTATTTCTTAGCCATAGAAAAGGCCTGGAACACACCAGAAATGATTATGTCTAGAGCGCTAAAGATGGCAGAGTATAGAATCAATCATTTAGAAGTAGAAAACAGCAGACTCTTAGTGGCCAACACTACAATGCAGCCAAAGGCAGAGTATTTTGATGAGCTGGTAGACCGAAACCTACTGATTAACTTTAGAGATACAGCAAAGGAACTTAAGGTTCAGGAAAGGATTTTCATTCAGTTTCTACTGGACAAGAAGTACATCTACAGAGATCAAAAAGGGAAGCTGAAGCCTTATGCAGATAAAAACTCAGGGCTATTTGAAATTAAGGAAGCCAAGAACGAAAAAACCGGATGGGCTGGAACTCAAACCCTTATTACACCTAAAGGAAGAGAGACTTTTAGTCTTCTTATAAAAGGAATTTAA